The sequence GGGCGCCCGGCGAATAAGCTGGTTACGCACGCAACTATATCGCGTTCGATAGGCCTCCAATCAGGGTCGGGCAAGAAGGCATTCTGCGTATATTCTTCGCCTCATTTTTTGTGGAGCGCCCGTTTGCTGCAACCGGCCTCTATAATGGAAGCAGGCATGCCGGGTCGGCGATTAGGCTGGTCCCTTCGGCTATCTGGTTTGCCCACTGGTCTTCGGCCAAACCCCTCCCGGCCAACCTGCATCGCAGGTTGGTTTCCGGCCCCGCTCGCTTAGCCCTGCACGGCCTCCATCGTCAGGGCGAGCGAGCGGCTTCGAGCCGCAGGGTCGAAGGTTGCCCCTGATACGATAATTTCATCAGCGCCAGTACGCTGGGTGAATGCATCAATCGCACTGCGCACCGTTTCAGGTGAGCCAACAGCGCGTGCCTGCCCGATATGTTCGAGCATGGCCCGCGCCGGTGCTGGGAGCGTGTCGCGGTAGTCTTCTACCGGTGGCGGAAGCTTCCCGGGATTGCCGGTGCGCAATCGCACAAAACTCTGTTCGAGTGATGATGCGAGAAGCTGCGCCTCCGCATCAGTATCCGCTGCAATCACTGTCATCGCGGCCATGACATGCGGCTGCGCCAGAGCCTGCGAAGGCTCAAAATTCCGGCGATAAAGCTCCAGCGCTGCATCCAAATGGTCGGGCGCAAAATGGCTCGCGAAAGCATAGGGCAGGCCCAGTTGTGCAGCGAGCTGCGCGCCGAATAGACTGGAGCCGAGCATCCACATTTCGACATCAGCGCCGTGGCCCGGGGTCGCCTTGAGGGCGAGCTCTGGTTCGCC comes from Altererythrobacter sp. ZODW24 and encodes:
- a CDS encoding LLM class flavin-dependent oxidoreductase, yielding MSVALSVLDLVPIREGGTVREAIGQATALAKVADDAGYARFWVAEHHAMDGIAGGAAAVVLAAIGHATSKIRIGSGGIMLPNHNPFVIAEQFGTLDALFPGRIDLGLGRAPGADGRIATAFRKNLAQAAEHFPQDVLELRALLTGEPELALKATPGHGADVEMWMLGSSLFGAQLAAQLGLPYAFASHFAPDHLDAALELYRRNFEPSQALAQPHVMAAMTVIAADTDAEAQLLASSLEQSFVRLRTGNPGKLPPPVEDYRDTLPAPARAMLEHIGQARAVGSPETVRSAIDAFTQRTGADEIIVSGATFDPAARSRSLALTMEAVQG